The genomic window CCTGTCCGTACTGTAGAAAAGCAAAGGAATACTTCAGATCGCTGGGGCTCGAGTTCAAAGAAGTCGATGTAACAAAAAACCCAAGAGAAGCCGAGCTCATGGTGAAGAAGACAGGACAAATGGGAGTTCCCGTGATCGAGATCGGCAACAAGATAGTCATCGGATTCGACAAAGCAAAAATCGACAGAATCCTCGGAATATCGTGAAAAGCGGGGGATTCCCCCGCTTTATTTTGTCATACCTCTCTTCAAAATCCTGAGCATGACCTTCACTTCTTCAACGAGTACGTTCATGTCTTTTTTCAATAGTTCAGGCTTACCCTGATAGGTCCTCAGATAGACTTCTTCGAATCCGGAAAAGAACCACATCAGAAATTTCAATGCGATTTCCTCCGTTACATCTTCTGCGAGATCTAAGTCTTTCAACTTTTCCCTTACGA from Thermotoga sp. Mc24 includes these protein-coding regions:
- a CDS encoding glutaredoxin family protein — translated: MQHLKIKIYTTPTCPYCRKAKEYFRSLGLEFKEVDVTKNPREAELMVKKTGQMGVPVIEIGNKIVIGFDKAKIDRILGIS